Proteins encoded in a region of the Bactrocera tryoni isolate S06 chromosome 4, CSIRO_BtryS06_freeze2, whole genome shotgun sequence genome:
- the LOC120776019 gene encoding mucin-19-like has protein sequence MKFHTYFVVLLIFLKKANADYIQCYVCEDCEENEGELVSCALLGELQLIDPIVQTTAETAALISSTQMTTTTIINENTTSANFENLTSTTTAVTSANFENVTSTIIAVQENLTTVSIPNAIDSMESYEDMEWERESAESPIYNEPDRETTNRTSGEKETLVANATAITTNETSKTTDDESELAEPVNLTTTLQENTFTNTTDMLGLNATANETFLNSTTFVTTPNATSAAAPGSESFENITLAVETTDVGPLNTSVNVNSTSMATEVLELNGTENLISEELNATIQINTTDLNFGGDTTTVNNTKLSSDNVTSTEILILENEANSGNGTITTTPILANETTSSLGLNGTIQNNTITVLENGTSNSMEINGTAGLTAGTSLLQNGTASSVGLNGTTALTSGNVTTTESMTSSVAFNGTTEVNTTAVSSGNITTETQILESTIGINGSAQEISSAVDSGNLTTTGNSTLGSDFMNSTSILEQDNLTIPEIMELAENLNGTLQNITTATLLTNLTATITGNETSDAIELNGTSESQTNATTTSTNANATSTVNNAPNEAIISEEYSDEDDGNNYADSDEEFRKRSKTYRGKLGATQETTINGIQLSKPFLVKQTSTDFLLNKYSKLRHVAGLKQVNITYKCYTVRVKGENKVQINKGCIAVPAERTACELLGTKYGEDALQDCQVCLEGKCNSRSSSNDLKFSIPSVILTIVSAWLLS, from the exons atgaaatttcatacatattttgtcGTTCTACTAATTTTCTTGAAGAAAG CCAATGCTGACTACATTCAGTGCTACGTATGTGAAGATTGCGAGGAAAATGAAGGCGAATTGGTGTCCTGTGCACTTCTTGGGGAGTTACAATTAATAGACCCAATAGTTCAGACAACAGCAGAGACCGCTGCGCTCATCAGCTCAACACAGATGACaaccacaacaataataaacGAAAATACCACTTCAGCCAACTTTGAGAACCTGACCTCAACGACGACTGCAGTCACCTCAGCCAATTTTGAGAATGTGACGTCCACGATTATTGCAGTTCAAGAAAACTTAACTACAGTTAGTATTCCGAATGCTATTGACTCCATGGAATCTTATGAGGATATGGAGTGGGAACGGGAGAGCGCAGAGTCGCCAATCTACAACGAGCCTGACAGAGAAACAACGAACAGAACTAGTGGAGAAAAGGAAACTTTGGTAGCCAACGCCACTGCGATTACAACCAATGAGACCTCCAAGACAACGGACGACGAAAGCGAATTAGCAGAACCGGTTAATTTGACTACCACTTTACAAGAAAATACTTTCACGAATACTACTGATATGCTCGGACTGAATGCAACTGCAAACGAAACTTTCTTGAACTCAACTACATTTGTCACAACTCCCAATGCTACCTCGGCAGCAGCACCCGGGAgtgaaagttttgaaaacatCACCCTTGCAGTCGAGACTACTGATGTAGGTCCTCTAAATACTTCGGTAAACGTAAATTCTACCAGCATGGCTACTGAGGTTTTGGAACTCAATGGTACAGAAAACTTGATCTCGGAAGAACTTAATGCAACAATACAAATTAACACAACTGACCTAAATTTTGGAGGTGATACAACAACAGTCAATAATACGAAACTCAGTTCTGACAACGTAACGTCAACAGAGAttttaatattggaaaatgaGGCCAATTCTGGAAACGGAACAATTACAACTACGCCAATATTGGCAAATGAGACCACGAGTTCTTTGGGGCTGAATGGTACAAtacaaaacaatacaataacCGTATTAGAAAACGGAACCTCGAATTCAATGGAGATTAACGGTACAGCAGGTCTTACTGCCGGGACATCGTTATTGCAAAATGGAACCGCGAGTTCTGTGGGACTTAACGGAACAACAGCCCTAACTTCTGGCAATGTAACAACTACAGAATCCATGACCAGTTCCGTAGCTTTTAATGGTACCACAGAAGTTAATACAACAGCTGTAAGTTCGGGAAATATAACCACTGAGACGCAAATATTGGAAAGTACCATAGGAATAAATGGATCAGCACAAGAAATTTCTTCAGCAGTGGATTCTGGGAACCTAACGACAACAGGAAATTCGACATTGGGAAGTGACTTCATGAATTCTACTTCCATATTAGAGCAAGACAATTTGACGATTCCTGAAATAATGGAACTGGCTGAAAATCTTAACGGTACACTGCAAAATATTACCACAGCTACGCTTTTGACAAATTTGACGGCCACTATAACAGGCAATGAAACAAGCGATGCGATTGAACTTAATGGTACTTCAGAGTCTCAAACAAATGCGACAACAACATCGACAAATGCCAATGCTACATCAACTGTAAATAATGCGCCGAACGAGGCTATTATTTCCGAGGAATACTCAGACGAAGATGATGGTAACAATTATGCCGATTCTGACGAAGAGTTCCGCAAACGCTCGAAGACTTATCGCGGAAAGCTTGGTGCTACTCAGGAAACAACAATCAATGGCATCCAGTTGTCCAAGCCATTCCTAGTTAAACAAACTTCTACAGACTTTTTACTCAACAAATATAGTAAACTAAGGCATGTAGCGGGACTGAAGCAAGTAAACATAACCTATAAATGTTACACCGTACGCGTTAAAG gcGAAAATAAAGTGCAAATCAACAAAGGCTGCATTGCAGTGCCTGCAGAACGGACCGCCTGCGAGCTGCTAGGAACAAAATATGGTGAGGACGCGTTGCAGGATTGCCAAGTGTGCTTGGAGGGCAAATGTAATAGTCGAAGCAGCAGcaatgatttgaaattttccataCCGAGTGTTATCTTAACAATTGTAAGCGCTTGGTTGCTCAGTTGA
- the LOC120775366 gene encoding leucine-zipper-like transcriptional regulator 1 homolog, producing the protein MLKALLGSESTDSTEDAGGGSGGNASGSGSGSSGGGGGGVAGGGGGVGGGGGSISLASSSISSSLSAACGSVIGTAGNCNQTTCGGSVGGANSGFVCSLSSSGYCNVCLAGLEKCHSNTGSRKSRKSFSSRSKMSHSNSSSMRGSSGSSCRSSGAVCMYDVGSCKSISPGSYSLNALNVDFSSYTATHQWSKMLECAEFVGAKRSKHTVVAYKDAMFVFGGDNGKTMLNDLIRFGVKDKSWGRACATGVAPAPRYHHSAVVYGSSMFIFGGYTGDIHSNSNLTNKNDLFEYKFQTAMWVEWKFTGRVPVPRSAHGAAVYDNKMWIYAGYDGNARLNDMWTLNLLGENHQWEEVEQKGERPPTCCNFPVAVARDCMYVFSGQSGLQITNSLFEFHFKTKTWRRISNESVLRGAASAPPSRRYGHTMVHHDRFLYVFGGSADSTLPNDLHCYDLDSQVWSVITPEPNSDVPSGRVFHASAVIGDAMYIFGGTVDNSVRRGDTYRFQFSSYPKCTLRDDYGKFFHDKQFCDIQFIVGAEEIKILAHIAFVAARSKHLRTKILAAREARQQQMEKVFGPAMDIRSALVGSGGADRAPMLEVRLAQASPEAFEIILNYIYTDRIDLKESYSKNIIILITDIYQLAGRFLMPRLAQGCIQYLDFKINKQNVLEALYNADKNKIQIIKDHCMQFIIKDENYADVVLSSEFGDLDKALIVEIVRRRLNPGKIVMENNFEKSEGTTLESDMAVFLESTGKEFCDINLILDGQAIPAHKSILSARCTYFQGMFRSFMPPDNTVNIQIGEISPSQEAFQSLLRYIYYGETKMPPQDALYLFQAPCFYGLSNNRLAAFCKYSLEHNITYENVLQTLEASDITKIYDIKDYALRLIVKDFTKVARLPKIGALSRELLLEIIRAVADSQGEFLTRISLNTDI; encoded by the exons ATGCTGAAGGCTTTGCTCGGCTCAGAGTCTACAGATTCCACTGAAGACGCAGGCGGTGGCAGCGGTGGCAACGCCAGCGGTAGCGGTAGCGGCAGCAGTGGCGgaggtggtggtggtgttgcaGGTGGCGGCGGCGGAGTCGGTGGTGGTGGGGGTAGCATCAGTCTAGCATCGAGTTCTATTTCAAGCAGCTTGAGCGCTGCATGTGGCAGTGTCATTGGCACGGCTGGCAATTGCAATCAAACGACTTGTGGTGGCAGTGTAGGTGGCGCTAATAGCGGCTTTGTCTGCAGTCTCTCCTCCAGTGGTTACTGCAACGTCTGCCTGGCAGGTCTGGAAAAGTGTCATAGCAACACGGGCAGTCGTAAGAGTCGCAAAAGTTTTTCATCGCGCAGCAAAATGTCGCATTCCAATTCGAGTTCAATGCGGGGCAGTAGCGGCAGCAGCTGTCGCAGTAGTGGCGCAGTCTGCATGTACGATGTAGGCAGCTGCAAGTCAATATCACCGGGCAGTTATAGCTTGAACGCATTGAATGTGGACTTTAGTTCCTACACGGCCACACATCAGTGGTCGAAAATGCTCGAATGCGCCGAGTTTGTGGGTGCCAA GCGCAGCAAACACACCGTTGTGGCGTATAAGGATGCAATGTTTGTGTTCGGCGGTGACAATGGCAAAACGATGCTCAACGACTTAATACGTTTTGGTGTGAAAGACAAATCGTGGGGACGTGCTTGTGCTACCGGCGTGGCGCCGGCGCCGCGCTATCACCACTCCGCCGTGGTCTACGGCAGTTCAATGTTCATCTTTGGCGGCTACACCGGCGATATACATTCGAACTCGAATTTAACGAATAAAAATGATTTGTTCGAGTATAAATTTCAGACGGCCATGTGGGTGGAGTGGAAATTCACAGGACG TGTGCCAGTGCCACGCTCTGCGCATGGCGCTGCTGTCTACGATAATAAGATGTGGATATATGCTGGTTATGACGGTAATGCGCGTCTGAATGACATGTGGACGCTCAATTTATTG gGCGAAAACCATCAATGGGAGGAGGTGGAGCAAAAGGGTGAACGTCCGCCAACATGCTGTAATTTTCCCGTCGCTGTTGCGCGCGACTGCATGTATGTCTTCTCCGGCCAAAGTGGTCTGCAGATCACCAACTCGCTCTTCGAATTCCACTTTAAAACCAAAac CTGGCGTCGTATCTCCAACGAATCAGTGCTACGTGGCGCCGCTTCAGCACCACCTTCACGCCGTTACGGGCACACTATGGTGCATCACGATCGctttttatacgttttcggcGGCTCGGCGGACTCCACCTTGCCCAACGATCTGCACTGTTACGACTTGGACTCGCAAGTGTGGTCGGTAATAACGCCCGAGCCGAACTCGGATGTGCCTTCGGGTCGTGTTTTCCATGCGAGCGCTGTTATCGGTGATGCTATGTACATTTTCGGCGGCACTGTTGATAATAGCGTGCGTCGCGGCGATACCTATCGCTTTCAATTCTCCAGCTATCCGAAATGTACACTGCGCGACGATTACGGCAAATTCTTTCACGATAAACAATTCTGCGATATACAATTTATAGTTGGTGCTGAGGAGATAAAAATTTTAGCGCATATCGCTTTTGTAGCGGCGCGTTCGAAACATTTGCGCACGAAAATCTTAGCAGCGCGTGAAGCGCGTCAACAGCAGATGGAAAAGGTGTTCGGACCAGCCATGGATATACGTAGCGCTTTGGTGGGTAGCGGCGGCGCAGATCGCGCGCCCATGCTGGAGGTGCGTTTGGCGCAAGCATCACCGGAAGCATTCGAAATCATCCTGAACTACATATATACGGATAGAATCGACCTGAAGGAGTCGtatagcaaaaatataataattttgataacCGATATATACCAGTTGGCGGGTAGATTTCTAATGCCGCGCTTGGCGCAAGGTTGCATACAGTACTTGGATTTCAAGATCAACAAGCAGAATGTGCTGGAGGCGCTGTACAATGCGGACAAGAACAA AATACAAATCATCAAGGATCACTGCATGCAATTCATAATAAAGGATGAAAACTACGCAGACGTCGTGCTGTCAAGCGAATTCGGCGATCTAGACAAAGCGCTAATCGTGGAAATTGTGCGCAGGCGCCTCAACCCGGGTAAAATTGTTatggaaaataatttcgaaaagaGCGAag GCACCACACTGGAGAGCGACATGGCGGTCTTTCTGGAGTCCACCGGCAAAGAGTTTTGCGATATAAATCTCATACTCGATGGCCAAGCTATACCCGCGCACAAATCCATACTCTCCGCACGCTGCACCTACTTCCAAGGCATGTTTCGTTCATTTATGCCACCCGATAACACAGTGAAT ATACAAATCGGTGAAATTTCACCCTCACAAGAAGCTTTCCAGTCGCTACTGCGCTACATTTACTATGGCGAAACGAAAATGCCACCACAGGATGCTTTGTATCTGTTTCAAGCGCCCTGCTTTTACGGCTTGTCCAACAATCGTTTAGCCGCCTTCTGTAAATATTCGCTCGAGCATAATATAACGTATGAGAATGTTCTGCAGACGCTGGAAGCCTCGGACATAACGAAAATTTACGATATCAAAGATTACGCCTTGCGTTTAATAGTGAAGGATTTTACGAAAGTTGCGCGTTTGCCGAAGATCGGCGCTCTGTCACGTGAGCTGCTCTTGGAGATTATACGCGCGGTGGCCGATTCGCAAGGCGAGTTTCTGACACGCATCAGTCTCAATACTGATATCTGA
- the LOC120774561 gene encoding uncharacterized protein LOC120774561: MSKDNSGMSHNSSNMSLEDWTDHINTRLDVIYKDLCDFEQSVTAQNETTDSGEVKLMELLEAVNEIQRTARSIRPITGTLKDKQAHMREQMEMLQRSVELMELENRTRAVDIMEEPME, from the exons ATGTCTAAAGACAATAGCGGCATGTCGCACAACTCCAGTAATATGTCACTAGAGGATTGG ACCGATCACATTAACACGCGTCTGGATGTAATCTATAAAGACCTCTGCGACTTTGAACAAAGCGTTACTGCACAAAATGAAACTACCGATTCGGGTGAAGTAAAACTGATGGAGCTGCTTGAGGCAGTTAATGAGATACAGCGCACTGCCCGCAGCATACGCCCTATAACGGGCACATTGAAAGACAAACAGGCGCATATGCGTGAACAAATGGAGATGCTGCAACGGTCAGTCGAGCTGATGGAATTGGAGAATAGAACGCGTGCAGTGGACATTATGGAAGAGCCGATGGAGTGA